A genome region from Chitinophagales bacterium includes the following:
- a CDS encoding glycosyltransferase family 4 protein produces MAKPTIMQQRKKILVFLPFLTRGGAETQGLLLAKGLKQHGFEVLVCGFKLKQGEETLLQELEASQIAYTTLPFGMDVFAGRASMWAACWSFKGFLKAHQVNVIIPFTWWCNFLSAIVFRFAGVRQCFWNQRSVDTHVPIRKVEKLIPVSRLTFVSNSNPGKKFIAERFGIAKERVAIIHNGIKQQAHSNTNLLPQDIGIDSTDMVMVMVANFFPEKDASTVVRGVDLLRHKIPNIKMLFVGNADSYNGRDTKALAFDLQLCENIKFVNSIREVGAVLKMAHLGVLSSTSEGCPNSVLEYINYGLPVLATNIEAIADVTGKEYPFLFHVKDENDFAEKALMLLQSENLRQQTAAKLQQTVLPEFSTPKMIEQFLSLIV; encoded by the coding sequence ATGGCTAAACCTACAATAATGCAGCAGCGAAAGAAAATACTTGTTTTTTTGCCGTTTCTCACGCGTGGAGGTGCCGAAACTCAAGGGCTGTTGCTGGCTAAAGGTTTAAAGCAACACGGGTTTGAAGTATTGGTGTGCGGGTTTAAACTAAAGCAAGGTGAAGAAACTCTTTTACAAGAATTAGAAGCCTCCCAAATTGCATATACAACACTTCCCTTTGGCATGGATGTATTTGCCGGAAGAGCTTCGATGTGGGCTGCCTGTTGGAGTTTTAAAGGATTTTTGAAGGCGCATCAAGTAAATGTGATTATACCTTTTACATGGTGGTGCAATTTTTTAAGTGCAATAGTTTTTCGCTTTGCAGGTGTAAGGCAATGTTTTTGGAATCAGCGAAGTGTGGATACGCATGTGCCGATTCGCAAGGTTGAGAAGTTGATACCCGTAAGCAGGCTTACCTTTGTTTCTAATTCTAACCCCGGGAAAAAATTTATTGCTGAAAGATTTGGTATAGCTAAGGAGCGTGTAGCAATCATTCACAACGGTATAAAGCAACAAGCGCACTCAAATACCAATTTGCTGCCGCAAGATATTGGAATTGATTCTACAGATATGGTGATGGTAATGGTGGCTAATTTCTTTCCCGAAAAAGATGCTTCTACCGTTGTGCGCGGAGTAGATTTGCTGCGGCATAAAATTCCCAATATAAAAATGCTGTTTGTTGGCAATGCAGATTCTTACAATGGCAGAGATACAAAAGCGCTGGCATTTGATTTGCAGTTGTGTGAAAACATAAAGTTCGTAAACTCCATTCGTGAGGTTGGAGCAGTATTAAAAATGGCGCATCTGGGCGTTTTGTCAAGCACTTCGGAAGGTTGCCCCAACAGTGTTTTAGAATATATCAATTATGGTTTGCCGGTATTGGCAACCAATATCGAAGCCATTGCAGATGTTACCGGAAAGGAATATCCTTTTTTGTTTCACGTAAAAGATGAAAATGACTTTGCCGAAAAAGCATTGATGCTGCTGCAATCGGAGAACTTGAGGCAACAAACGGCAGCGAAATTGCAACAAACGGTGCTGCCGGAATTTTCAACCCCAAAAATGATTGAGCAATTTTTGAGTTTAATTGTATAG
- a CDS encoding carbamoyltransferase has translation MKILGISAFYHDSAAAVIKEGEIICAAQEERFTRKKHDESFPINAIEFCIKQSGIDIGSFDAIVFYDKPLLKFERLLETYYGFAPKGIESFVTAIPVWLKEKMFLKRVMHEELSKIKGYKKGKVKFLFPEHHLSHAASAFYASPYKEAAVLTIDGVGEWATASICHGKGKQLTILKELRFPHSLGLLYSAFTYFLGFKVNSGEYKLMGLAPYGNPNAPEVAAYINTIKTKLVDIKEDGSIWLDQSYFNYATGLRMVHDAKWEALFGFKRRAETDELQQHHCNLGYAIQVVTEEVVQKMAQEAKRLTGCDALCMAGGVALNCVANGKLLRSGIFKNIFIQPAAGDAGGALGAALAAYFIYFGKERKDCTAQDEMKGAYLGPEFSNIDTEHTIQKYNAVAKKFESFDALAATTADLINGGNVVGWVQGRMEFGPRALGNRTILGDARNPEMQKKLNLKIKYREGFRPFAPSVKAEDCTEYFDLQSNSPYMLIVAPVKESRRNKMPEGYNSLPLLERLYVQRSDLPAITHIDFSARVQTIHKETNPRYWQLLDTFKQKTGCGVMVNTSFNVRGEPPVCTPEDAYRCFMRTEMDYLVVGDYLFKKTEQPEWQEKETWKNEFTLD, from the coding sequence GTGAAAATATTAGGGATTTCCGCTTTCTACCATGATTCTGCAGCCGCAGTAATTAAGGAAGGGGAAATAATTTGTGCCGCACAGGAAGAGCGTTTTACGCGCAAAAAACACGATGAATCTTTCCCTATAAATGCTATTGAATTTTGCATAAAGCAATCGGGTATAGATATTGGGAGTTTCGATGCTATTGTTTTTTACGATAAACCTTTGCTGAAGTTTGAGCGCCTGCTCGAAACGTATTATGGTTTTGCTCCCAAGGGAATAGAATCATTTGTTACGGCAATTCCCGTGTGGCTTAAAGAAAAAATGTTTTTGAAACGTGTAATGCACGAAGAGCTTTCAAAAATAAAGGGCTATAAAAAAGGGAAAGTAAAATTTCTGTTTCCGGAGCATCACCTTTCTCATGCAGCTAGTGCATTTTATGCTTCGCCATATAAAGAAGCTGCAGTGCTTACCATTGATGGCGTTGGCGAATGGGCCACTGCTTCTATTTGCCATGGCAAAGGCAAGCAGCTTACTATACTAAAAGAGCTTAGATTCCCACATTCGTTGGGCTTACTCTATTCAGCCTTTACTTATTTTCTTGGGTTTAAGGTAAATAGTGGAGAGTATAAGCTAATGGGCTTAGCACCTTATGGCAATCCCAATGCGCCCGAAGTGGCAGCGTATATCAATACCATTAAAACCAAACTGGTAGATATAAAAGAAGATGGATCAATATGGTTAGATCAATCGTACTTTAATTATGCCACCGGTTTGCGTATGGTGCACGATGCCAAGTGGGAAGCGCTGTTTGGCTTTAAACGCAGGGCAGAAACCGATGAATTACAGCAGCATCACTGCAACTTGGGCTATGCAATTCAAGTAGTTACCGAAGAAGTAGTGCAAAAAATGGCACAAGAAGCAAAGCGCCTTACCGGATGCGATGCATTGTGTATGGCAGGCGGAGTAGCTTTAAATTGTGTGGCAAATGGCAAGCTGTTGCGCTCAGGTATTTTCAAAAATATATTTATTCAACCTGCTGCAGGCGATGCAGGCGGAGCCTTAGGCGCAGCATTGGCAGCTTACTTTATTTATTTTGGTAAGGAGCGCAAAGATTGTACTGCACAAGATGAAATGAAAGGAGCTTATTTAGGTCCCGAATTTTCAAATATAGATACGGAGCACACTATCCAAAAGTACAATGCCGTAGCAAAAAAGTTCGAATCGTTTGATGCACTTGCTGCCACAACAGCCGATTTAATCAATGGCGGCAATGTGGTTGGTTGGGTACAAGGCAGAATGGAGTTTGGCCCAAGGGCACTTGGCAACCGCACTATTTTAGGCGATGCCCGCAATCCCGAAATGCAGAAAAAGCTAAACCTTAAAATTAAATATCGCGAAGGCTTTCGTCCATTTGCTCCTTCGGTAAAGGCAGAAGATTGTACCGAGTATTTCGATTTGCAGAGCAATTCGCCTTATATGCTTATAGTAGCACCTGTAAAAGAAAGTAGAAGAAACAAAATGCCCGAAGGCTATAATTCGCTCCCTTTATTGGAACGGCTTTATGTGCAGCGTAGCGATTTGCCTGCCATTACACATATAGATTTTAGCGCTCGCGTACAAACCATACATAAAGAAACCAACCCGCGCTATTGGCAGTTGCTAGATACATTTAAGCAAAAAACAGGCTGTGGTGTAATGGTAAATACCAGTTTTAATGTGCGTGGAGAACCACCTGTGTGCACGCCCGAAGATGCCTATCGGTGTTTTATGCGCACCGAAATGGATTATTTGGTGGTGGGCGATTATTTGTTTAAAAAGACGGAGCAGCCGGAATGGCAAGAAAAGGAAACGTGGAAGAATGAATTTACATTAGATTAA
- a CDS encoding glycosyltransferase family 4 protein: protein MRVLILLDAFSLGGAEKQALLFAEWLQNTKGETVEIWAFMPGDGSAKILCDRYKLKTRVIGYFRGLARFLYPKQIWEYSKLFNEFKPDVLMGYTNQPNLLLGLVWKHTTAKTFIWGQQGIEAAGYPFSKKADKIALESTPYFISNSTNGAEFLKKELHVPAEKVMVVLNGPEMVQPLYTKSDWRKKLGLAENDFVALMVAHIALRKDHDTAIKAWKIVVETLVAKGIQPIILFAGIFGDATPHLLAQVIESGLYPYVKFLGNVQDISGLNLASDIHILSSHTEGLPNSLLEAMRWGLPVVGTDIPGIREALGNENNDCLAKPKDAQDLAAKVVALALDKSLQQQVGKRNKERIEQHFRLDEMCRVHYDIMQKEVSKK, encoded by the coding sequence ATGAGAGTTCTAATTTTATTAGATGCCTTTAGCCTTGGAGGTGCCGAAAAGCAAGCATTGCTTTTTGCAGAATGGTTGCAGAATACCAAAGGCGAAACTGTAGAAATTTGGGCGTTTATGCCCGGAGATGGCTCTGCCAAAATACTATGCGATCGCTACAAACTTAAAACCCGCGTTATTGGTTATTTCCGCGGTTTGGCACGCTTTCTTTATCCCAAACAAATTTGGGAATACTCAAAGTTATTCAATGAATTTAAGCCCGATGTGTTGATGGGTTATACCAACCAACCTAATTTGCTACTCGGTTTGGTTTGGAAACATACTACTGCAAAAACATTTATTTGGGGGCAACAAGGTATAGAAGCAGCAGGTTATCCGTTTAGTAAAAAGGCCGATAAAATTGCCTTGGAGAGCACTCCGTATTTTATATCTAACTCTACTAATGGAGCCGAATTTTTAAAGAAAGAATTACATGTGCCGGCAGAAAAAGTAATGGTAGTGCTCAACGGCCCCGAAATGGTGCAGCCGCTTTATACTAAAAGCGACTGGCGCAAAAAACTCGGCTTGGCAGAGAATGATTTTGTAGCCTTAATGGTTGCACATATTGCTTTGCGCAAAGACCACGATACCGCCATTAAGGCATGGAAAATAGTGGTAGAAACATTAGTGGCAAAAGGCATACAACCTATTATACTTTTTGCGGGCATATTTGGCGATGCCACTCCGCATTTATTAGCGCAGGTAATAGAAAGTGGCTTGTATCCGTATGTAAAGTTCTTAGGTAATGTGCAAGATATTTCGGGCTTAAATTTGGCATCCGATATTCATATACTAAGTTCACATACCGAAGGTTTGCCTAACTCTTTGCTCGAAGCCATGCGCTGGGGTTTGCCTGTGGTGGGTACCGATATTCCGGGTATTCGAGAAGCTTTGGGTAATGAAAACAACGATTGCCTTGCAAAGCCAAAGGATGCACAAGATTTAGCTGCTAAAGTGGTGGCATTGGCTTTAGATAAATCGCTGCAGCAGCAAGTTGGCAAACGCAATAAGGAACGCATAGAGCAGCATTTTCGCTTAGATGAAATGTGCCGTGTGCATTACGATATTATGCAAAAGGAAGTGTCAAAAAAATAG
- the asnB gene encoding asparagine synthase (glutamine-hydrolyzing) translates to MCGIAGIISTNQHLHTQAVLQKMADSLQHRGPDGNGSYTHSTVSLVHTRLSIIDPSLGKQPMLSADKNLAITFNGEIYNYKELKAELRHSGFTFNTDSDTEVILYAYQKWGKECVKRFRGMFAFCIADFRKQTCFLARDPLGIKPLVFYQNNHVFAFASEIQALKTIPQFDQSIELASLDYYLWLSYIPAPYSIYKKVKKLLPAHCMEVDFNGSIVSNECFWKLEFKPNYKRSSHEWIERTGEVIKQSVQAHLVSDVPFGAFLSGGIDSTLVVKYMSELLSTPVKTFTISFEEQDFNELPYAQQAAKILGVEHHHETVKADALGILPQLVKHYGEPYADSSAVPTYYVSKMARKHVPMVLSGDGGDECFLGYPRYAEWLKYLDRKLAVPAWKAALLPMAHKLFPQRYAPLRPTPNVYSFLRFTEYLKHPVRQQLWRSEFHSSIQTRWLEIENEFKSLAYTSKLNKAKHTDQKSYMVYDVLTKVDAASMMNSLEVRTPIIDKDVFEFAATIPPEVMLNMQHGNQPQEKFLLKSLLATSFPDNFIHRRKAGFGMPLQHWLDVNNGKLFPEIRARLCNKNSRLSEYFTESGIDLLINKREYERHIGTEQVVWQLLFLDEWLNLQ, encoded by the coding sequence ATGTGTGGTATAGCAGGTATTATTTCTACCAATCAGCATTTGCATACCCAAGCGGTGCTGCAAAAAATGGCAGATTCGCTTCAGCATCGCGGACCCGATGGTAATGGTTCTTATACACACAGCACAGTTTCTTTAGTTCATACACGTCTTTCTATTATAGACCCAAGCCTTGGTAAGCAACCCATGCTTTCGGCCGATAAAAATTTGGCAATTACTTTCAACGGAGAAATTTACAACTACAAGGAACTAAAGGCAGAACTGCGCCATTCGGGTTTTACCTTTAATACAGATTCCGATACAGAGGTAATTCTTTATGCCTACCAAAAATGGGGGAAGGAATGTGTAAAGCGCTTTCGTGGTATGTTTGCTTTTTGTATTGCCGATTTTAGAAAGCAAACCTGTTTTTTGGCACGCGACCCACTTGGTATTAAGCCATTGGTATTTTATCAAAACAACCATGTATTTGCCTTTGCTTCCGAAATTCAAGCACTCAAAACTATTCCGCAGTTCGATCAAAGTATAGAACTTGCTTCACTCGATTATTACTTGTGGCTTTCGTATATCCCTGCTCCCTATTCAATTTACAAAAAGGTGAAAAAGTTGCTTCCGGCTCATTGCATGGAAGTAGATTTTAATGGCAGTATTGTAAGCAACGAATGTTTTTGGAAACTTGAATTTAAGCCCAATTACAAACGTAGCTCTCATGAATGGATTGAGCGCACGGGTGAAGTAATTAAGCAAAGTGTACAAGCGCATTTAGTTTCCGATGTGCCGTTTGGAGCTTTTCTTTCGGGTGGTATTGATTCTACACTGGTGGTAAAGTACATGAGCGAACTACTCAGTACTCCGGTTAAAACGTTCACCATATCTTTTGAAGAACAAGACTTTAATGAGTTGCCATACGCGCAGCAAGCCGCCAAAATTTTGGGTGTAGAGCATCACCACGAAACCGTGAAAGCCGATGCCTTGGGAATTTTGCCGCAACTGGTAAAGCACTATGGCGAACCTTATGCCGATAGCTCGGCAGTGCCCACTTATTATGTGAGCAAAATGGCGCGTAAACATGTGCCAATGGTGCTTTCTGGCGATGGAGGCGATGAATGCTTTTTAGGTTATCCGCGCTATGCCGAATGGTTGAAATATTTAGATAGAAAGTTGGCTGTGCCTGCATGGAAAGCTGCATTGCTTCCTATGGCGCACAAACTTTTTCCGCAGCGATATGCTCCGTTGCGCCCCACGCCAAATGTTTATAGCTTTTTGCGCTTTACCGAGTATTTAAAACATCCGGTACGCCAGCAGCTATGGCGCAGCGAATTTCATTCAAGCATTCAAACACGCTGGTTAGAAATAGAAAATGAATTTAAGTCGCTTGCCTATACTTCTAAATTGAACAAGGCAAAGCACACCGACCAAAAGAGTTATATGGTGTACGATGTGCTTACCAAGGTAGATGCTGCCAGCATGATGAATAGTTTGGAAGTGCGCACGCCTATTATTGATAAAGATGTGTTTGAATTTGCGGCTACTATTCCACCCGAAGTAATGCTGAATATGCAGCATGGAAACCAACCACAAGAAAAATTTTTGCTGAAAAGCTTATTGGCAACATCGTTTCCCGATAATTTTATTCATCGCAGAAAAGCCGGATTTGGCATGCCCTTGCAACATTGGTTAGATGTAAATAATGGAAAACTTTTCCCGGAAATAAGAGCGCGGCTTTGCAATAAAAATTCACGCCTATCAGAGTATTTTACCGAAAGTGGCATTGATTTGCTGATAAATAAACGCGAATACGAGCGACATATAGGAACCGAGCAGGTGGTGTGGCAATTGCTATTTTTAGATGAATGGCTAAACCTACAATAA
- a CDS encoding acyltransferase, which yields MAAVRSENNFDIIRLVAAIMVIVTHSYALLGKSEHDWLWQLTLGTLQFSHLGVAVFFVISGYLISQSAFASKTWKGYLWRRVLRIFPGLLVVLLCSTFVLGAVVTNLPWHSYFTRPDTYLHLVSISLYRLYLHLPGVFENNSNTAVNGSLWTLAYEFTMYLVVIVAYLLGILQRKNVIAVLWLFMLAIRIYVGSNYFVYSYSASWLLGLNITYFFEWSFYFLTGTLVFLFREKINFNLKVLAAILLLYIAVAFFKQESVLRIFTYLLVPYAIFTLAFIKSTTNNFGKYGDFSYGFYIYAFPVQQTIVHVLGAQIGIVPFFLLSVGITFPLAYASWHLVEKRFLAFKNMVR from the coding sequence ATGGCAGCAGTACGCTCCGAAAACAATTTTGATATTATACGCTTGGTGGCAGCTATTATGGTTATAGTTACACATTCGTATGCGCTTTTGGGTAAATCGGAGCACGATTGGTTGTGGCAACTAACTTTGGGTACATTACAGTTTAGCCATCTTGGCGTGGCTGTATTTTTTGTAATAAGTGGTTATCTTATTTCGCAAAGTGCATTTGCCTCAAAAACATGGAAAGGCTATTTGTGGCGAAGAGTGCTGCGTATTTTTCCGGGTTTACTGGTGGTGCTGTTGTGTTCTACTTTTGTATTGGGAGCAGTGGTAACCAATCTCCCCTGGCACAGTTATTTTACACGCCCCGATACATATCTGCATCTTGTTTCTATATCGCTGTATCGTTTGTATTTACATCTTCCGGGAGTGTTTGAAAACAATTCTAATACTGCCGTAAATGGCTCTTTGTGGACACTTGCTTACGAGTTTACAATGTACTTAGTAGTAATAGTTGCGTATTTGCTTGGCATATTGCAGCGTAAAAATGTAATAGCTGTTTTATGGTTGTTTATGCTGGCAATTAGAATATATGTTGGCAGCAATTACTTTGTGTATAGCTACAGTGCATCTTGGTTATTGGGATTAAATATTACTTACTTCTTTGAATGGAGTTTTTACTTCCTTACGGGCACACTTGTTTTCTTGTTTAGGGAGAAAATAAACTTCAATTTAAAGGTGCTTGCAGCTATATTATTGCTGTATATTGCAGTGGCTTTCTTTAAGCAGGAAAGTGTGCTCCGCATTTTTACTTACCTGCTAGTTCCTTATGCAATATTTACGCTGGCTTTTATTAAAAGCACCACCAATAATTTTGGTAAGTATGGCGATTTTTCTTACGGGTTCTACATCTATGCATTTCCTGTGCAGCAAACTATTGTACATGTATTGGGCGCACAAATTGGTATAGTTCCATTTTTCTTGCTTTCGGTAGGTATTACTTTTCCTTTGGCTTATGCTTCATGGCATTTGGTAGAGAAGCGTTTTTTGGCATTCAAAAATATGGTTAGGTAA
- a CDS encoding glycosyltransferase family 2 protein — MNSSSTLPLVSFIIPCYNQGNLIVETVMSALNQQYAHIEVWVINDGSTDAATLEALKNLPANVQQVSIENAGPSVARNLAVKQCKGKYIVPLDGDDLILPDTLEKAIPILESNESIAVVYGNNQLFGAKNELIIQTNFNPRQILLYNTIAFCSVIRRTAYEQVEGLDEWMSKKGLEDWEFWIKLYEANWQFYYVNHTFFKIRVSEASRTFQVANKNLEALKEYVWKKHAVTLAKQYELLYHENKNLPKSTAYRLGNMLIAPLRIIKKLFK, encoded by the coding sequence ATGAATAGCAGCTCCACACTTCCTTTGGTTTCCTTTATTATTCCTTGCTACAATCAAGGCAATTTGATTGTGGAAACGGTAATGTCTGCACTTAATCAGCAGTATGCCCATATTGAAGTTTGGGTAATTAACGATGGCTCTACCGATGCCGCCACGCTTGAAGCATTAAAGAATTTGCCGGCCAATGTTCAGCAAGTGAGTATTGAAAATGCAGGGCCGAGTGTAGCGCGAAACTTGGCAGTAAAGCAGTGCAAGGGCAAATATATTGTGCCGTTAGATGGTGATGATTTAATACTTCCCGATACATTAGAAAAAGCGATACCCATATTAGAATCTAATGAAAGTATTGCTGTGGTGTATGGAAATAATCAATTATTTGGAGCAAAGAACGAATTGATAATTCAAACCAATTTTAACCCACGCCAAATACTGCTTTACAATACCATTGCTTTTTGCTCTGTAATAAGAAGAACTGCCTACGAACAAGTAGAAGGACTGGATGAATGGATGAGCAAGAAGGGTTTAGAGGATTGGGAATTTTGGATAAAGCTATACGAAGCCAATTGGCAATTTTATTATGTGAACCATACTTTTTTTAAGATACGTGTAAGCGAGGCTTCGCGTACTTTTCAGGTTGCCAATAAAAATTTGGAGGCGCTAAAGGAATATGTTTGGAAAAAACATGCGGTTACTTTAGCTAAGCAATACGAATTGCTATATCACGAAAATAAGAACTTGCCTAAAAGCACCGCCTATCGCTTAGGAAATATGCTAATAGCACCATTGCGAATTATTAAAAAACTATTTAAGTAA
- a CDS encoding ABC transporter permease, whose translation MNKWDIEIHAKQSWLSLNFKEMWRYRDLMYMFVKRDVVATYKQTVLGPLWFFIQPLLTTAIFIVVFGRVAQLPTDGSPSILFYLGGVVMWQYFSTSLTATSNTFVSNANIFGKVYFPRLILPLSMAIANLIKFSAQLLLYVAAVGYYYFNSTYQVAPNSSLLFFPLLIVIMIISCLGIGMIITSLSIKYRDIQFLTGFGVQLFMYATPVIYPLSSVPEKIKAIMLYNPMCAVIEGTRFGFTGMGAFNLQILFPALLSSVVLFAAGLIVYNRMEKSFIDTV comes from the coding sequence GTGAATAAGTGGGATATTGAAATACATGCCAAGCAAAGTTGGCTTTCACTCAATTTTAAAGAAATGTGGCGCTATCGCGACCTCATGTATATGTTTGTGAAGCGCGATGTAGTAGCAACCTATAAGCAAACGGTGTTAGGCCCGCTTTGGTTTTTTATTCAGCCGCTGCTTACAACTGCAATTTTTATTGTGGTGTTTGGGCGTGTGGCTCAGCTGCCTACCGATGGCAGCCCAAGCATATTGTTTTATTTGGGCGGAGTGGTAATGTGGCAATACTTTTCAACCAGCCTTACCGCCACTTCCAATACTTTTGTTAGCAATGCAAACATATTTGGGAAAGTCTATTTCCCTCGTTTAATACTGCCATTGTCTATGGCAATAGCAAACCTCATAAAGTTTTCTGCGCAATTATTGCTGTATGTAGCAGCGGTAGGCTATTACTATTTTAATTCAACCTACCAAGTTGCGCCCAATAGCAGTTTACTGTTTTTTCCACTGCTTATTGTAATTATGATAATCAGTTGCCTTGGTATAGGCATGATTATTACTTCGCTTTCTATAAAGTATCGCGATATTCAGTTTCTTACCGGATTTGGAGTGCAGCTTTTTATGTATGCCACTCCGGTAATTTATCCACTTAGTTCGGTGCCCGAAAAAATAAAGGCCATCATGCTTTACAATCCAATGTGTGCGGTAATTGAAGGTACGCGATTTGGCTTTACAGGTATGGGTGCATTTAATTTACAAATTCTTTTTCCTGCGTTGCTTTCTTCGGTAGTATTGTTTGCTGCCGGCTTAATAGTTTACAACCGTATGGAAAAATCTTTTATTGATACGGTATAA
- a CDS encoding ABC transporter ATP-binding protein, whose product MSIVLKVDGVSKMYRLGVTGAGTLAEDLQRFWKGLLGKDDLLALAEENDRTVKGNSSHVWALRDVNFEIEKGDVLGVIGKNGAGKSTLLKILSRVTTPTTGSLKAKGRIASLLEVGTGFHPELTGRDNIYLNGAILGMTRAEITRKFDEIVDFSGVERYIDTPVKRYSSGMYVRLAFAVAAHLEPEILIVDEVLAVGDVEFQKKCLGKMNDVSKKEGRTVLFVSHNMGAVQELCNKAMLMQHGTVKEFGETSRVITTYLNSFRNQESSYDLREHQNREGNKNVEITSYEFQNEHGEHIDSFLAGQSGKIILNFKVNKPNHINTLHFSIRASDDMDKNVFHMSNSVANGIEFKIDDTVKEGTVACSFESLPIQPGVYYLHFFVSDLQEVFDHVHYGGKLEVESGNFFGTGKLPPTGTLLVKNNWSLKPNN is encoded by the coding sequence ATGAGTATAGTATTAAAGGTTGATGGCGTTTCTAAAATGTATAGGCTGGGAGTTACCGGAGCGGGAACGCTTGCCGAAGATTTGCAGCGCTTTTGGAAAGGGTTGTTGGGTAAAGACGATTTACTGGCACTTGCCGAAGAAAATGATCGCACGGTTAAGGGAAATTCATCGCATGTGTGGGCTTTGCGCGATGTGAATTTTGAAATAGAAAAAGGAGATGTGTTGGGCGTAATTGGAAAAAACGGAGCAGGGAAATCAACTCTGCTTAAAATTCTTTCACGCGTTACAACTCCAACCACCGGTTCATTAAAGGCCAAAGGAAGAATTGCCAGTTTGCTGGAGGTTGGCACAGGTTTTCACCCCGAATTAACCGGAAGAGATAATATTTATTTAAACGGTGCAATTTTAGGTATGACCCGTGCCGAAATTACACGCAAGTTCGATGAAATTGTAGATTTTTCGGGTGTAGAGCGCTATATAGATACTCCGGTGAAGCGCTATTCTTCGGGTATGTATGTGCGCTTGGCATTTGCAGTTGCTGCACATTTAGAACCCGAAATTTTAATTGTAGATGAAGTGCTGGCAGTGGGCGATGTAGAATTCCAAAAGAAATGCTTAGGCAAAATGAACGATGTGTCGAAAAAAGAAGGACGCACCGTTTTGTTTGTGAGCCACAATATGGGCGCAGTGCAGGAATTGTGCAATAAAGCCATGCTGATGCAACACGGAACCGTAAAAGAATTTGGTGAAACTTCGCGCGTAATTACCACTTACCTCAATAGTTTCAGAAATCAAGAAAGCTCTTACGATTTGCGCGAACATCAAAACCGCGAAGGCAATAAGAACGTAGAAATAACAAGCTACGAATTTCAAAACGAACATGGTGAGCATATAGATAGTTTTCTTGCAGGGCAAAGCGGCAAAATTATATTGAATTTTAAAGTGAATAAACCCAACCACATAAACACACTTCACTTTTCTATCCGCGCAAGCGATGATATGGATAAGAATGTGTTTCACATGTCGAATTCGGTGGCAAACGGGATAGAGTTTAAAATAGATGATACCGTAAAAGAAGGAACGGTGGCTTGCAGTTTCGAAAGCCTTCCGATACAGCCGGGAGTTTATTACCTGCACTTCTTTGTGAGCGACCTTCAGGAAGTTTTCGATCACGTGCATTATGGCGGAAAATTGGAGGTAGAATCCGGCAATTTTTTTGGTACCGGAAAACTACCGCCCACAGGAACATTACTTGTAAAAAACAACTGGAGTTTGAAACCCAATAATTAA